The sequence TGTCGCATATTTACCATATCCTTCAGCTGTAGGAAATGCCAGTTGGCGAGGTAAAAGAACACGGGTAGAAAACAAAATAAGAGTTGTGACTAATACAAACCTAATTAATAAAGTCGACTTCATATGCGTTTCCTCCTATAAATATATATTATTAATTACATCTTAAATACTCATCTTCACCTGCTAAATGACAAAGAAATACTTCAAGATTTGTATATCCTCCTGCTCCAATTTCATTTCTATCTAAAGGATCATTTGAATCAAGCCCATGCTCATCTTCCCAGTCATCTGCTATTCCGTCATGATCATTATCTGTATAAGGTGTCCCAGATTCCAACTCAGGCCATCCACCGACATCACTCGGTGAATCAATAATGCCATTATTACCGTACTTCGCTATCCCTTTCTTAACATCATCTATGATATCTTCATCTACTTTATCTCTCTTTGGTATAGTACACCCTGCTTTATCAAGAACCAGTTCATATGCTTCCTCTGCTGTCTGCTGATTTATTGGCATTGCATCCCATGGAGCATCCAGCTTAATATAATTACTACCCTTAACTCCCTTCCAGTTATCAGCAGTAATATCATCATGTCCGTAAAAATAATTATCACTGACATACCAGCTACCTTTATCATCTAATGACCTTGCACTCGGTTCAGCAATGTAAATTGCTGTCGAAGCGGGCCCTGGTTTAAAATAATTTGCAATCATATTGATAGTGCTAAACGTATGTTCCGGATCATTCGGTTGTTTAGCTTCTGCACCATAAATACTTTGATAACCCCAATTGTATAGTACATTGTTTCTAAAATCGTTATATCCACAACCAGAAGCCCATCGAGGATTTCGACTGTCATTATGTACTATTAGATTATGATGCCAGGTCCCATAGTTGTTCCCCCATATACCTCCAAAGCGATGTGAATCTGAACCATCTTTAGGACATGCCTCTGAGATAATACACCACTGCACGGTAGTTGAATCATTATGGTAAAGTGAAAAAACTTCAT comes from Candidatus Neomarinimicrobiota bacterium and encodes:
- a CDS encoding pectate lyase, with product MFSTCILYPRQLAFPTAEGYGKYATGGRGGKVYEVTNLNSSGSGSFGAAISASGPRIVVFKVSGEIKGNFTISNDDITIAGQTAPGGGITIRGSLSIGADNVIIRYIRVRNDPSVNPDRDALSGRSHKNIIIDHVSVSWGTDEVFSLYHNDSTTVQWCIISEACPKDGSDSHRFGGIWGNNYGTWHHNLIVHNDSRNPRWASGCGYNDFRNNVLYNWGYQSIYGAEAKQPNDPEHTFSTINMIANYFKPGPASTAIYIAEPSARSLDDKGSWYVSDNYFYGHDDITADNWKGVKGSNYIKLDAPWDAMPINQQTAEEAYELVLDKAGCTIPKRDKVDEDIIDDVKKGIAKYGNNGIIDSPSDVGGWPELESGTPYTDNDHDGIADDWEDEHGLDSNDPLDRNEIGAGGYTNLEVFLCHLAGEDEYLRCN